One Curtobacterium sp. MCLR17_032 genomic window carries:
- a CDS encoding MFS transporter: MHERTSSVRTSSAPTSSAPTSPAPTTGSPPVGLRDAWLPLAGLSAVFLFEMLDNSVLNVALPTIARDLAASTTALQWVSGAYSVAFGGLMLLFGSVADRVGRRRTMLVGLVLLAVASLATVFVTSVEQLIVVRALMGVAAAMTTPGSMALAFRLFGTEDLRVRALTVISTAGLVGLAVGPTIGGFVLAVAPWQVLLVANVPIALVAVVGIRAGIAADRPADLHRDPVDVIGAVLGTASIVGVLVTPTLVVSGAAGWAGWGAGTATVLVAAGFVVRERTARHPLLDLQLIARPLVSSGLAYKAAAGLAMAALSYLVTLQLQFAWGWPPALAAVGTLPQVVVLLASGRFVGPFVRRVGLDRAARLSAAAVVVGLAVFALTARLGYPGVLVALVLVAAGMRVVGAVAGNNVLQGLPADRTSIGAALVDTASEVATAVGIAATGTILAALVPGSLGATPWTPDRTAAFDGAVSVAGVAVTIVAAVLVVVGVLRARTTLANTPATTTAQEESDV; this comes from the coding sequence GTGCACGAACGAACCTCGTCAGTACGAACCTCATCAGCACCGACCTCATCAGCGCCGACCTCTCCGGCGCCCACGACGGGCTCGCCACCCGTTGGGCTCCGCGACGCCTGGCTGCCACTCGCCGGCCTGTCCGCGGTGTTCCTGTTCGAGATGCTCGACAACTCGGTCCTCAACGTCGCGCTCCCCACCATCGCCCGCGACCTGGCCGCCTCGACGACCGCGCTGCAATGGGTGTCCGGTGCCTACTCGGTGGCCTTCGGCGGGCTGATGCTGCTCTTCGGTTCGGTCGCCGACCGCGTCGGCCGTCGTCGCACGATGCTCGTCGGCCTGGTGCTCCTGGCCGTGGCGAGCCTGGCGACCGTGTTCGTCACCTCGGTGGAGCAGCTCATCGTCGTCCGGGCGCTGATGGGCGTCGCCGCCGCGATGACGACCCCCGGCTCGATGGCGCTGGCGTTCCGGCTGTTCGGCACCGAGGACCTGCGCGTCCGGGCGTTGACGGTGATCTCCACCGCCGGGTTGGTCGGCCTCGCCGTCGGACCCACCATCGGCGGGTTCGTCCTGGCCGTGGCACCGTGGCAGGTGCTGCTCGTCGCGAACGTGCCGATCGCGCTCGTCGCCGTCGTCGGCATCCGCGCCGGCATCGCCGCCGACCGCCCGGCGGACCTGCACCGCGACCCGGTCGACGTCATCGGAGCGGTGCTGGGCACCGCGAGCATCGTCGGCGTCCTCGTCACCCCGACGCTCGTCGTCAGCGGCGCTGCCGGCTGGGCCGGGTGGGGTGCCGGAACGGCGACCGTCCTCGTGGCCGCCGGCTTCGTCGTGCGGGAGCGCACCGCACGCCACCCGCTGCTCGACCTGCAGCTGATCGCCCGACCGCTGGTCTCGAGCGGGCTCGCCTACAAGGCCGCCGCAGGGCTCGCGATGGCCGCCCTGTCGTACCTGGTCACCCTGCAGCTGCAGTTCGCCTGGGGCTGGCCCCCGGCGCTCGCCGCGGTCGGGACGCTGCCCCAGGTGGTCGTCCTGCTGGCCAGTGGCCGCTTCGTCGGGCCGTTCGTCCGACGCGTCGGGCTCGACCGGGCCGCACGCCTCAGTGCCGCCGCGGTCGTCGTCGGCCTCGCCGTGTTCGCCCTGACCGCACGACTCGGCTACCCCGGTGTCCTGGTCGCCCTCGTGCTCGTCGCGGCCGGCATGCGCGTCGTCGGCGCCGTGGCCGGCAACAACGTCCTGCAGGGGCTGCCCGCCGACCGGACGTCGATCGGTGCCGCGCTCGTCGACACCGCGAGCGAGGTCGCCACCGCCGTCGGCATCGCTGCGACCGGCACGATCCTCGCCGCCCTCGTGCCGGGCAGCCTCGGTGCGACGCCCTGGACACCGGACCGGACCGCGGCGTTCGACGGTGCCGTCTCGGTCGCAGGCGTCGCCGTCACGATCGTCGCCGCCGTCCTGGTCGTCGTCGGCGTGCTCCGCGCCCGCACCACCCTCGCGAACACCCCCGCAACCACCACCGCTCAGGAGGAATCCGATGTCTGA
- a CDS encoding alpha/beta hydrolase produces MSDVITRPPFDPEFAPFLDALAARGPFRLTPEMLPRMRQLDVPLETLDDGLRARGLERRSITVPGYLGDPIELAVIQRIGRTGPTTGVYTIHGGGMMFGHHLGNLDSYDDWLLDHDVVLVSVDYRLAPEHPDPYPVEDCAAGLVWVAEHADELGIDPDRIVIAGQSAGAGLAAGTALLMRDRGGPAVLGQILVSPMLDDRDRTVSTQQIDGVGVADRQMTRFGWDAYLGERRGTDDVSEYAAPARATSLVDLPPTYIDCGSAEVFRDETVSYASALWAAGVDAELHVWPGAFHGFTSMVPDATVSRRAVSALADWTRRLLGEPHPVRAERG; encoded by the coding sequence ATGTCTGACGTCATCACCCGCCCGCCGTTCGACCCCGAGTTCGCGCCGTTCCTCGACGCGCTCGCCGCCCGCGGACCGTTCCGCCTCACGCCCGAGATGCTGCCCCGGATGCGCCAGCTCGACGTCCCCCTCGAGACGCTCGACGACGGACTGCGTGCGCGCGGTCTCGAGCGTCGGAGCATCACGGTGCCCGGGTACCTCGGCGACCCGATCGAACTGGCGGTCATCCAGCGCATCGGCCGCACCGGTCCGACGACCGGGGTCTACACGATCCACGGCGGCGGCATGATGTTCGGCCACCACCTGGGCAACCTGGACTCCTACGACGACTGGCTGCTCGACCACGACGTCGTCCTCGTCAGCGTCGACTACCGCCTCGCCCCGGAACACCCGGACCCCTACCCGGTCGAGGACTGCGCCGCCGGCCTGGTGTGGGTCGCCGAGCACGCCGACGAACTCGGCATCGACCCGGACCGCATCGTCATCGCGGGGCAGAGCGCCGGCGCGGGACTCGCAGCCGGGACCGCGCTCCTGATGCGCGACCGGGGCGGCCCGGCCGTCCTCGGCCAGATCCTGGTGTCGCCGATGCTCGACGACCGCGACCGCACCGTGTCGACGCAGCAGATCGACGGTGTCGGGGTCGCCGACCGTCAGATGACCCGGTTCGGCTGGGACGCCTACCTCGGCGAGCGCCGGGGTACCGACGACGTGTCCGAGTACGCCGCCCCGGCACGCGCGACCTCCCTGGTCGACCTGCCGCCGACGTACATCGACTGCGGCAGCGCCGAGGTGTTCCGCGACGAGACCGTCTCCTACGCCAGCGCGCTCTGGGCGGCGGGCGTCGACGCCGAGCTGCACGTGTGGCCCGGGGCCTTCCACGGCTTCACGAGCATGGTGCCCGACGCCACGGTGTCGCGGCGGGCGGTCTCGGCCTTGGCCGACTGGACCCGGCGACTGCTCGGCGAGCCGCACCCGGTCCGTGCTGAGCGCGGCTGA
- a CDS encoding SGNH/GDSL hydrolase family protein: MRHAPRPRWSTALLVTGGVLTAASLAVGAAGPLPAAHADTGTSVGSAVAASSSSRGGLHYVALGDSYASGFGVAPYSSGPAAGCAQSTTDYPHQVASSLGLRLDDRSCAGATTANVTRVPQPTGAGKVTAAPQVAALSASTDVVTISIGGNDLGFTDVVTNCIALGQDGPLFSDINGVSYDHCKDHYSPVVHGVERDRLAARIKNTVAPRLAQTFRTIAQRAPRAKVFVVGYPMIAPDAAQSPKGCFSSIIGDSGLEPPFPQNSFPFTSTDTAYFHKTEAELDGAIQSAAQAHGFTYVSTFDGSAAHTACASAGSAWISGLTLTDHPDPANSTQLGDTGYGLLFGSLHPNAAGVAYLRDQTIAAITRTHGHTRG, translated from the coding sequence ATGCGTCATGCTCCTCGCCCCCGCTGGTCCACGGCGTTGTTGGTCACCGGTGGAGTCCTCACGGCCGCGTCGCTCGCTGTCGGAGCCGCCGGGCCGCTCCCCGCAGCACACGCCGACACCGGCACGTCGGTCGGCTCCGCCGTGGCCGCGTCCTCGTCGTCCCGTGGTGGCCTGCACTACGTGGCGCTCGGGGACTCGTACGCCTCCGGGTTCGGCGTGGCGCCCTACAGTTCGGGTCCGGCGGCCGGCTGCGCGCAGTCCACGACCGACTACCCGCACCAGGTCGCATCGTCCCTGGGCCTCCGACTCGACGATCGGAGCTGCGCCGGCGCGACGACCGCCAACGTCACGCGGGTGCCGCAGCCGACCGGTGCGGGGAAGGTCACCGCCGCCCCGCAGGTCGCTGCACTGTCCGCGAGCACCGACGTCGTCACGATCTCGATCGGCGGCAACGACCTCGGCTTCACCGACGTGGTCACGAACTGCATCGCGCTCGGCCAGGACGGTCCGCTGTTCTCCGACATCAACGGCGTGAGCTACGACCACTGCAAGGACCACTACTCCCCGGTCGTGCACGGTGTCGAGCGTGACCGTCTCGCCGCACGCATCAAGAACACGGTCGCGCCGCGGCTCGCACAGACGTTCCGGACGATCGCGCAGCGCGCACCTCGGGCGAAGGTGTTCGTCGTCGGGTACCCGATGATCGCGCCGGACGCGGCCCAGTCCCCGAAGGGCTGCTTCTCGAGCATCATCGGTGACTCCGGGCTCGAGCCGCCGTTCCCGCAGAACTCGTTCCCGTTCACCAGCACCGACACCGCGTACTTCCACAAGACCGAGGCGGAGCTCGACGGCGCCATCCAGTCAGCGGCGCAGGCTCATGGGTTCACCTACGTCTCGACCTTCGACGGGTCCGCGGCCCACACCGCGTGCGCCTCGGCCGGCTCGGCCTGGATCTCCGGGCTCACCCTGACGGACCACCCGGACCCGGCGAACAGCACGCAGCTCGGTGACACGGGCTACGGCCTGCTCTTCGGGTCGCTGCACCCGAACGCTGCCGGTGTCGCGTACCTGCGCGACCAGACCATCGCCGCGATCACCCGGACGCACGGTCACACGCGCGGCTGA